A window from Heteronotia binoei isolate CCM8104 ecotype False Entrance Well chromosome 15, APGP_CSIRO_Hbin_v1, whole genome shotgun sequence encodes these proteins:
- the NFE2L1 gene encoding endoplasmic reticulum membrane sensor NFE2L1 isoform X1 translates to MLSLKKYFTEGLIQFTILLSLIGVRVDVDTYLDSHLPPLREIFLGQSSAYTQTQFHNLRNTLDGYVIHPKSVDLDYYFTARRLLNQVRALDRFQVPTTEVNAWLVHRDPEGSVSGAQPSTGIVLENGGSLQDGTVPDNVVRESGAEQGFGEELEDLGAVAPPMNGDLTKEDIDLIDILWRQDIDLGAGREIFDYSHRQKENDVDKEAGSGQECGDGWRSGRGDVADRALLVDGETGESFPAQVPGVEDQTALSLEECLRLLEATFPFGENSEFPAADAPILTEAVPSESGPSVVPNGLLSPLLTETELPFDLEQQWQDLMSIMETQGMEVNSTAATENLYNSTGGDILTTNYSLAPSTPINQNVSLHQASLGSCAQDFPSLFSSEIESPSLASSSALLQLVPDNSTGFSSTFGSTNLSGIFFPSQLNNTVNDTAGPDLPDPLGGLLDEAMLDEISLMDLAIEEGFNPVQASRLEEEFDSDSGLSLDSSHSPASLSSSEASSSSSSASSSFSEEGAVGYNSDSENVDFEETEGAVGYEPEYNKFCRMSYQNPSQLHYLPYLEHVGHNHTYNMAPRTLETDEPEPASVGKKSAKEKQADFLDKQMSRDEHRARAMKIPFPNEKIINLPVEEFNELLSKYQLSESQLSLIRDIRRRGKNKMAAQNCRKRKLDTILNLERDVEDLQRDKSKLLREKVEFLRSLRQMKQKVQSLYQEVFGCLRDENGQPYSPSQYALQYASNGSMILIPRSLADQQGRRQERKQKDRRK, encoded by the exons ATGCTTTCTTTGAAGAAATATTTCACAGAAGGACTCATCCAGTTCACCATTCTCCTCAGCCTGATCGGAGTGAGGGTGGACGTAGATACCTACCTGGACTCGCACCTTCCCCCTCTGCGGGAGATCTTTCTGGGCCAGAGCTCAGCTTACACTCAGACGCAGTTCCACAACCTGCGCAACACTTTAGACGGCTATGTTATCCATCCCAAAAGTGTAGACCTGGACTACTATTTCACAGCTCGCCGGCTTCTTAACCAGGTGAGGGCCCTGGACCGGTTCCAGGTACCCACCACAGAAGTCAATGCATGGTTGGTACATCGAGATCCTGAAGGCTCCGTCTCCGGTGCCCAGCCCAGCACAGGCATTGTCCTTGAGAATGGTGGCAGCTTGCAAGATGGAACTGTTCCAGACAATGTGGTGAGGGAAAGTGGAGCAGAGCAAGGCTTTGGTGAAGAGTTGGAAGACTTGGGTGCAGTGGCTCCTCCAATGAATGGCGATCTAACCAAAGAG GACATTGATTTAATTGACATCCTGTGGAGACAGGATATCGACCTTGGAGCCGGGCGTGAGATTTTTGACTACAGCCACCGCCAGAAGGAGAACGACGTGGACAAAGAAGCCGGCAGCGGGCAGGAGTGCGGGGATGGCTGGAGGAGCGGAAGGGGCGACGTGGCTGACAGGGCCCTGCTAGTGGATGGCGAGACGGGGGAGAGCTTCCCTGCCCAg GTGCCTGGTGTGGAGGACCAGACAGCCTTGTCTTTGGAGGAGTGCCTTAGGCTGCTGGAGGCCACATTTCCCTTTGGAGAGAATTCGGAG TTTCCAGCTGCAGATGCCCCCATCCTGACGGAAGCCGTGCCTAGTGAGAGCGGGCCATCTGTTGTTCCAAACGGGCTCCTGTCTCCTCTTCTGACAGAGACGGAGCTGCCCTTTGACCTGGAGCAGCAGTGGCAGGACCTCATGTCTATCATGGAAACGCAG GGTATGGAGGTCAACAGCACAGCGGCCACAGAAAACTTGTACAACAGCACAGGTGGAGACATCCTGACAACCAATTACAGCCTTGCGCCTTCCACCCCCATCAATCAGAATGTCAGCCTGCATCAGGCATCCCTGGGCAGCTGTGCCCAGGACTTCCCTTCCCTGTTCAGCTCAGAGATTGAGAGCCCTTCGCTAGCCAGCAGCTCAGCTTTGTTGCAGCTGGTCCCCGACAACTCCACCGGCTTCAGCTCCACCTTCGGCTCAACCAACTTGAGTGGGATCTTTTTCCCTTCTCAGCTGAACAACACTGTAAATGACACAGCTGGGCCCGACCTTCCAGATCCTCTAGGGGGGCTCCTAGATGAAGCCATGCTTGATGAGATTAGCTTGATGGACCTGGCTATCGAAGAAGGCTTCAACCCAGTGCAGGCCTCTCGCCTGGAGGAGGAGTTCGATTCAGACTcggggctgtctttggactcgaGCCACAGCCCCGCTTCTCTCAGCAGCTCTGAAGCCTCTTCATCGTCATCTTctgcttcttcctccttttctgagGAAGGCGCCGTAGGCTACAACTCAGACTCTGAAAACGTGGACTTTGAAGAGACAGAAGGGGCTGTTGGGTACGAACCAGAGTACAATAAGTTCTGTCGCATGAGCTACCAGAACCCTTCCCAGCTGCATTACCTGCCTTACCTGGAGCACGTGGGTCACAACCACACCTACAACATGGCCCCCAGGACCTTAGAAACTGACGAGCCCGAGCCAGCCAGTGTGGGAAAGAAGAGTGCCAAGGAGAAGCAGGCCGACTTCCTGGATAAGCAGATGAGCAGAGACGAGCACCGAGCCCGAGCCATGAAGATCCCGTTCCCCAACGAGAAGATTATCAACCTGCCTGTGGAAGAATTCAATGAGCTCCTGTCCAAGTACCAGCTGAGTGAGTCCCAGCTGAGTCTGATCCGGGACATCCGGAGGCGGGGTAAGAACAAGATGGCCGCCCAGAACTGTCGCAAGAGGAAGCTGGACACGATCCTCAACCTGGAAAGGGACGTGGAGGACTTGCAGAGGGACAAGTCGAAGCTGCTCAGGGAGAAGGTGGAATTCCTCAGGTCTCTACGCCAGATGAAGCAAAAGGTGCAGAGCCTCTACCAGGAGGTATTTGGCTGCCTGCGTGATGAGAACGGCCAGCCCTATTCCCCAAGTCAGTATGCCCTACAGTACGCCAGCAATGGCAGCATGATCCTAATACCACGCTCTTTGGCTGACCAGCAGGGCCGGCGGCAAGAGAGGAAACAGAAAGACAGGAGGAAGTGA
- the NFE2L1 gene encoding endoplasmic reticulum membrane sensor NFE2L1 isoform X2: MAVGGGKVPGAPRQRGWSRKRGGKVGQPPAVKEGWHLEDIDLIDILWRQDIDLGAGREIFDYSHRQKENDVDKEAGSGQECGDGWRSGRGDVADRALLVDGETGESFPAQVPGVEDQTALSLEECLRLLEATFPFGENSEFPAADAPILTEAVPSESGPSVVPNGLLSPLLTETELPFDLEQQWQDLMSIMETQGMEVNSTAATENLYNSTGGDILTTNYSLAPSTPINQNVSLHQASLGSCAQDFPSLFSSEIESPSLASSSALLQLVPDNSTGFSSTFGSTNLSGIFFPSQLNNTVNDTAGPDLPDPLGGLLDEAMLDEISLMDLAIEEGFNPVQASRLEEEFDSDSGLSLDSSHSPASLSSSEASSSSSSASSSFSEEGAVGYNSDSENVDFEETEGAVGYEPEYNKFCRMSYQNPSQLHYLPYLEHVGHNHTYNMAPRTLETDEPEPASVGKKSAKEKQADFLDKQMSRDEHRARAMKIPFPNEKIINLPVEEFNELLSKYQLSESQLSLIRDIRRRGKNKMAAQNCRKRKLDTILNLERDVEDLQRDKSKLLREKVEFLRSLRQMKQKVQSLYQEVFGCLRDENGQPYSPSQYALQYASNGSMILIPRSLADQQGRRQERKQKDRRK, from the exons ATGGCTGTAGGTGGGGGGAAGGTCCCTGGAGCCCCACGGCAACGGGGGTGGTCCAGGAAAAGAGGGGGGAAGGTGGGGCAGCCCCCTGCTGTGAAGGAAGGCTGGCACTTGGAG GACATTGATTTAATTGACATCCTGTGGAGACAGGATATCGACCTTGGAGCCGGGCGTGAGATTTTTGACTACAGCCACCGCCAGAAGGAGAACGACGTGGACAAAGAAGCCGGCAGCGGGCAGGAGTGCGGGGATGGCTGGAGGAGCGGAAGGGGCGACGTGGCTGACAGGGCCCTGCTAGTGGATGGCGAGACGGGGGAGAGCTTCCCTGCCCAg GTGCCTGGTGTGGAGGACCAGACAGCCTTGTCTTTGGAGGAGTGCCTTAGGCTGCTGGAGGCCACATTTCCCTTTGGAGAGAATTCGGAG TTTCCAGCTGCAGATGCCCCCATCCTGACGGAAGCCGTGCCTAGTGAGAGCGGGCCATCTGTTGTTCCAAACGGGCTCCTGTCTCCTCTTCTGACAGAGACGGAGCTGCCCTTTGACCTGGAGCAGCAGTGGCAGGACCTCATGTCTATCATGGAAACGCAG GGTATGGAGGTCAACAGCACAGCGGCCACAGAAAACTTGTACAACAGCACAGGTGGAGACATCCTGACAACCAATTACAGCCTTGCGCCTTCCACCCCCATCAATCAGAATGTCAGCCTGCATCAGGCATCCCTGGGCAGCTGTGCCCAGGACTTCCCTTCCCTGTTCAGCTCAGAGATTGAGAGCCCTTCGCTAGCCAGCAGCTCAGCTTTGTTGCAGCTGGTCCCCGACAACTCCACCGGCTTCAGCTCCACCTTCGGCTCAACCAACTTGAGTGGGATCTTTTTCCCTTCTCAGCTGAACAACACTGTAAATGACACAGCTGGGCCCGACCTTCCAGATCCTCTAGGGGGGCTCCTAGATGAAGCCATGCTTGATGAGATTAGCTTGATGGACCTGGCTATCGAAGAAGGCTTCAACCCAGTGCAGGCCTCTCGCCTGGAGGAGGAGTTCGATTCAGACTcggggctgtctttggactcgaGCCACAGCCCCGCTTCTCTCAGCAGCTCTGAAGCCTCTTCATCGTCATCTTctgcttcttcctccttttctgagGAAGGCGCCGTAGGCTACAACTCAGACTCTGAAAACGTGGACTTTGAAGAGACAGAAGGGGCTGTTGGGTACGAACCAGAGTACAATAAGTTCTGTCGCATGAGCTACCAGAACCCTTCCCAGCTGCATTACCTGCCTTACCTGGAGCACGTGGGTCACAACCACACCTACAACATGGCCCCCAGGACCTTAGAAACTGACGAGCCCGAGCCAGCCAGTGTGGGAAAGAAGAGTGCCAAGGAGAAGCAGGCCGACTTCCTGGATAAGCAGATGAGCAGAGACGAGCACCGAGCCCGAGCCATGAAGATCCCGTTCCCCAACGAGAAGATTATCAACCTGCCTGTGGAAGAATTCAATGAGCTCCTGTCCAAGTACCAGCTGAGTGAGTCCCAGCTGAGTCTGATCCGGGACATCCGGAGGCGGGGTAAGAACAAGATGGCCGCCCAGAACTGTCGCAAGAGGAAGCTGGACACGATCCTCAACCTGGAAAGGGACGTGGAGGACTTGCAGAGGGACAAGTCGAAGCTGCTCAGGGAGAAGGTGGAATTCCTCAGGTCTCTACGCCAGATGAAGCAAAAGGTGCAGAGCCTCTACCAGGAGGTATTTGGCTGCCTGCGTGATGAGAACGGCCAGCCCTATTCCCCAAGTCAGTATGCCCTACAGTACGCCAGCAATGGCAGCATGATCCTAATACCACGCTCTTTGGCTGACCAGCAGGGCCGGCGGCAAGAGAGGAAACAGAAAGACAGGAGGAAGTGA